GTGCCAACGGGATGTCCTTGGCCGGATCGGTGGTCGTCCATTTGATGCCGACCAGACGCTCGCCCGGCTTGCGCTCCAGCATCGGCGCCTGGTGCGGACTGCGGGCGATGTCGATGTAGGCCGCGCTGTGGAAGGTGCGCTGCGCGTCGCGCTCCAGCATGTAGAAGAGATCAAAGGATTGCGCCCGGACATCCACCGCCGGGATGCGCTCGCCATGGGTGAAGGCGCCGGCCACCCCCTTGCCAAGCGCGCACAAGGATTTCATCCGACGGTCGCAGAGGATGTAGGCGGTCATGCCGCGTTCATGGAAATAGGCGGCATAGCGCAGACACTGGATGACGTCGCCAAAGCCGGATTCCCCGTTGATGAGGATGCGGCTTCCTGGCCGGATGGTGCCGTCCCAGATCGGCACCGGCAGGTAGCTCTTCCACCAGTGCAGCGGGGCATAGTCGTATTTGTGGGGCAGGAGGGTCTCGAACGCCTCCCACCGCCCCAAGCGGAACATCAGGTGCATCAGCATCAAAAGCGCATAGGCGCGGGTGCTGGCATCGGCGGCGGCGGCGGCGGCGCGGCGGTACAGCCCGGCGGCATCCTCAAAGCCGCCGCCCATCTCGGTGGCATAGCCCAGATTGAACCACAAATCATGGCGACCGGGGTCGAAGGCCAGAGCGACGCCGCCAAAGCGGACAGCCTCAGCATGCTTGCCCTGTTTGGGCAGCCGGGCTGCCCGGTTGCCGAAATGCAGCAGGAGCTGCGTGTAGGCCCCGGGCACCGCCGGCAACCGGCTCAGCAGCGGAGCCACCGCCTCGACATGGTGCTGCGGATCATCGGGTGCCCGATCCAGGGCGTCCAGCCACAGTTTGGTCACGCTGGCCAGGCTGGTGGCGACAGCGGGGGTGATGCCGTGCCGCTCGGCCAGAAGCGTCAGCTGCTCCAGCCCATCGAGCAGGCGCCCGTCCTGGATGAGGAGAATGGCGGCGTTGTGCAGCGCGTCTGGATGCTCCGGCTCGGCCTGCAGGACCGCCGCATACATGAGGCGCGCCAGCAGGGAATGGCCGGCGCGGTGGTGGTGGGTTGCGTCCGCCAGCCTCGGCGGGCGTCCTTGGGCGAGCGCGGTCATTCCAAGGGGCAAGGCGCCCGCTTCCAGCGCGGCACGCAGATGCTCGGCATCGCCCTTGCCCGGCGCGTCGGCGGGGATGGTGCGGCAAAGGGCCAGGGCGAGGGCCAGGGCGCCCTCGCGGTCGCCGGCAAGAGCGATGCGGGTGGCCGCCAGCAGCTGGTCTGCGATGGGCTGCAGCGGAGGCGGCGTCATCAGGATCGTCACAGCAGAACAAGCCCGGTGTGGGCTCCTCCTTGTCCAGGGGATGCCGCAGATAGGCCCAGACGGGCACGGAGCAGTGAAGCAAATTGGGCAACCGCGAGCCAGGGCACCTCCCCGACCTCCCGGTCGTTGTTCTCCGGCCCATGGCCAATGGCATTGCCATGTCGGCTGTGGTCCCGGTAGACCAGTCCACCCGTCTTGCCCTCGGCCCCGACATAGGCCAGTTGCTTCAGTTCGGCCAGCATCTGGTAATCATAGTGGTGGACGCCGGTCGGGAAGAATTCTAGGACCCCGCCATGCGGCGGCAGCCACAAGAGATTGGTCAAGCCATTGCCATGCACGCCGATCACGGCGTCATAGCCGGCGGTGGTTGTGATCTGCGCCTCCCACGGCAGGGCGGCATAGTCGACGACATCGACCCGCAGTCCGAACTCGGGAAGCCGGGCCAGCAAGTCGCGCTCGGCCGCCTCGCTGAGACAGCGGGGGGGCGGGCGCCGGACATACAGCGCGCATGGGCCGTCTTTCCGGGCCATGGCCGGCGTGCGCGCTGCAACGCCCAGCGCGCGGAAGACCGTGTCCACCAGAGACGACGTCGACCGGCCGGCAATCCACTGCAGCGGTTCCAGAAACTTGTTGATGGCGGTGACCGCGAGGTTGCGATCGATCAGCAGCACATTCTCCAGCCTCTCCGGCGGGCAGGATGACGGGGTGTCGATGCGGACGTTTGGATAGAGGAGGGTCATCAGCCCGCGTTGGATGTGGTGCTGGCGCGGGTTGGTCCAATGCGGAGTGGCGAAAAGGATGCGGCGGATGGCGCCTTGCGTCAGGAAGGTCTGCTCGGCGGTCCACAGCGCCAGCAACATCTCCATGAAGTGGAAGTAGTGGTACAGGTAACCGTGGTCGTTGATGATGACCGTCGCAGTGCGGAAGCCGCGGGCCTGCTCCAGGGAGGGGATCGGGTCGATCAGCCGGATGCGGACATCGCTTCCCTCCCCCGGCCGATGGATTTCGGCCTCGCGGTACAGCCGGAATGGCATCTGGTCGTGGGGCTGTGGCATGGCCGGAGGCTTCTTGCGAACAGAGAAAAAACGCGTGCAGGGGCAGCTTACGCCACCAGATCGGGGTTGGGCTTGACCCTGCCAGGGTCCACCGGCGCCGGCACGTCGAAATTGACCAGGCTGCGGACGGTGTAGTGGCTCTTGCCTTGCGATTCGAAATAGACCCGGACCAGAAGCTCGGCCAGCAACCCCATCAGGATGCACATCACGCCGGTGATGATGCCCATCGTCACCATCAGCGGCAGCGGCGTCATGATGAAGGACACCCCCTCCACCAGCTTCAGGTAAAGGGCATAGGCCCCCGCCAGGAAAGACAGCCCCATGAACATCAGCCCGGCGAGCCCGAAGATGTAAATGGGCTTGGTCTCATACTGGGTCAGGAACTTCACGACCACGAGGTCGAGCACCACCTTGGCAATCCTCTCCAACCCGTATTTGGAGGTGCCGAAACGGCGGGGATGGTGGGTCACCGGAATCTCGGCCAACCGCGCGCCCTGCCAACGGGCATAGATCGGCACGAAGCGGTGCATCTCGCCGTAAAGCCGGAAGCCCTGCAGCATCTCGCGCCGGTAGGCCTTCAGCGTGCAGCCATAGTCATTGAGATGGACCCCTGAGATCACAGAGATCAGCTTGTTGGCGATCATGCTGGGCAGAACGCGCTTGGTGAAGCCATCCTGCCGGTCGCGGCGCCAGCCCGACACCACGTCATAGCCCTCATCCAGCTTGGTGATGAGGGTGTGGATGTCGGCTGGATCGTTTTGCAGGTCGCCATCCATCGGCACGATCACGTCGCCCCGCGCATGATCGATGCCGGCCATCATCGCCGCGGTCTGGCCGACGTTGCGCCGGAAATTGATGACGCGCACCCGCCGCTCCCCGGCCGCCACCGCCATCAGCCGGGCCTCGGTGGCGTCGGTGCTGCCGTCGTTGATGAAGATGACCTCGAAGCTCCGCCCGATCGCCTTCAGGGCCGGCAGCAGCGCCTCGCACAGGGGCTGAATGTTGTCCGCCTCGTTGTAGACCGGAATCAGGACCGACAGGTCGAGCGTGTGGGAAAACGGCGAGAGGGAAGTCGGCATGGGAGAGGCCGCGTGCGAGGAGAAAGACATCCGATGCATCCGCTGTGATCGGGCCGGATGGGCGCTGGTCCAAGCCGGCTCGGCGATCCCTCATATGCCTTGTTGCCCGCCTGCGATGCAACGCGAAAAGCCCGGTGGTCCCGACGCGGATCACGCGTCCTTCAGCGCAAGCAGATCGACGGCAAGACCAACGGCGGCCATGAGGATTTGGAAGGCGAACAGGGCGAGCGCCAGGGCGAGCGCCCGGTCGGGGGCGACGCCGAACGGCATCAGCAACCCGACCAGCGACGCCTCGCGCAAGCCGATGCCGCCAATGGTGACCGGTGCCAGCAGCAACACGCTGAGCGCCCCGATGACCACGCACCACGCGGCAAGGCCGAGCTGGATGCCCAGCGCTTGGGCGAACAGCAGGCTGCCGGCGACCGCCAGCCCCTGCGACAAAAGGCCGTAGGCGAGCGAGAACAGCACCGTTTGCGGCTGGCCCGCCTGGCTTCGCCAAGCCTCCAGGAACTGGCCCATCCGCCGGCCAAGCCAGAACCGGATGGCGAATCCGTGTCCGTCCCGTTCCCCGATTCCACCGAGCCAGCGCTGGGTGGGCGCCCAACCGAAGAGGGCGGTAACCGCCAGCAGACCGGCCAGCATCATGCCGGCCAGCCACAGCATGCCATCGCCAAAGCGCTGGTGCTCGGCCACAAGGCCGGCGACGGTCAGCAGAAGGATCGCTGCGATGGCGGTCAGCTTGTCCACCACCACGGCGCAGACGATGCGCATGCCGGCCGTTCCCGGCAGGCGGCTGAGCCGATAGGCTTTCACCGCCTCGCCGGCGATCTGGCCGGGCAGCAGCAGCGCGTAGGCCTGGGTGGCCAAGGTGTAGCCGAACAGAGAGGCGGCCGAGCGCTCCGGCAGCAGCAGCCCCAGCTTCACGGCGTTGACGCCATGGGTGGCGAGGAACAGCGCGGCGGCAACGGCGGCATAGCGGAGATCCGCCGCCGCCAGCTGGTCCAGCGCCGCGGCAAGATCGACCCGGGTGGCGACAATCAGCAGGATGAGGATGCCGACACCCAGCTTCAGCACATAGCCCACGCGTCCGCGGATCATCCGGGGCGCCTCCCTCACTCCACTGGATTTCCGGCGGCGGCGGCGACCGCCGTCCAATCCACCAGCGGGGACAACAGCGCCGGCTCACCATGGGTCGAGCGGCCGGGAACGGTGGTCAGCACGGTGCGGCCGCGGCTGACCAGATTGACGAAGACGGCGAAATCGTCGGGATGGCGGCTGCTGGTGTAACGGTCGAACAGCGGCTTGTCCTGGCGCAGGGTGCCGACCCGCACGGCAAAGGTCATGGTCGTGCTGGTGGTGAATTTCCAATGCGACGAGGCGGTCAGGATCAGCCGCGTCACCTCGCCGCCATGGCTGACCACCGGATTGCCGCCGAAGGCGGGAGCCTTGTACTTGTCGGCATGGTCGTAAAGGCTGACATAGTCGGCGCGCTCCAACCCCTCCAGCAAGGTGGTGCCGGCACCCGGCAGGTGCAGGTAATCGTCCTCGATGAAGTAGACGGGCTCGGCGTCATCCTGCGCGAGCGCCAGGTCGCGGGCGTAAATCCAGGACGGGCCATTGCCCAGGCTGGTGCGGTGGATGCGGACGGCGTCTGGCTGGCCGAAATAGGCCGCCGCCTCCTGCTCGATCATCGCCACCGTCTCATCCCGGCAGTTGTCGGCCACCACGCTCATCCGGCCGGGCAGCGGGGCCACCATGCGCAGGAAGTTGCGCAGGCAGGTGCGCTTGCCGGCGATCTTCGGCTTGGGATAGCCGCCGTCGCTGATCCGGTAGAGGATGTTGAGCGGACCGGGGCACGGCGGCCGGCGGCCGGCCAGGGCGTCGAGACTTGACAAGGCGCAATGGAGATCGGACAGGCGCACCGGCTGGTGCGGCCCCTGGCCGGTGCTGCGGCGCAGCCCTTCGATGGCGCTCTCACCGTCGCCGATCAGGCCGCTGAGCAACCCCAGGGCGCGCCAGCCCTCCAGCCAGTCGGGCCGCAGGCCCACCGTCCTGCGATAGGCGGCGGCGGCGGCGGCATAGCGGCCCGCGCGCTGGGCGGTGCCGGCCAAACCGGCCAGGGCCTCAGCCAGATCGGGCTGCAGGGCCAGGGCGCGGCGGAAGGCCTGCTCCGCATCGGGCTTGTCCTGGGCCAGGAGCACTTGGGCGAGGGCGGTCCACACCGGCACCAGATCCGGCCGCGCCGTGATGAGCGGACGCAGGACCGCTTCGGCGTCGGCCGGGCGCCCGTCGGCGCGGTGGCGTTGGGCCAGGGCGAAGGCGTCCTGGAGGGCGGACGGCTGCGAATGGCCGCTGGGGGTGTCCATGATCGGCGCCTCGGCCTTGCTCACTGGAGTTCGGAAACGAAGTTTTCGGCAAAGGTCCGCCAGCTGCGCTCGCCGCGGATGAAGCGCTGCGCCCGGTCGGCGCGCGCGCGGGCCGCCTGCCGGTCGGTGTAGAGCCGCTCCAACTGGTCGACCAGTTCATCGACCGAGGATTCTCCCCAGCCGATGCGGCTGCCGTCACGGTCGGGCACCGGCCGCTGGTCGTCGAGCCGCAGGCAGACGTCGCCGCCGACGGACCGGCTTTCCATCAGGTCCATATGGCCGGTGTTGGCCGAGAGGACGACCGGGACGCCGCAGGCCATCGCCTCCATGGCCACCAGGTTGGTCGCCCCCTCGCAGCGGTTGGGGAAGACCGCGGCATGGCAGTCGGCCAACACGCCGGCGATCTGGTGGCGGCCCAGGAAACCGAGATCGAGGAAATTGTCCTCGCCAGCCCCGTTCTCGAACGCCCAGCTCCGGATGTCGATCCGGTTGTCGCGCACCCGCGGCGGGTGGGGAGCCAACGGAGATTCGGCCATCGTCATGCCGACGCCAGTCCAGGCGTTCTGCCAAGCGGTGACCAGGAGCGCGTCGGGATGGCGGGCGTGGAAGCGCAGGAAGGCGGCCAGCACGATGTCCTGGCCCTTGCGGAATTCCAGCTTGCCGCCGGAGAAGATGACGAAGCGGTCGCCGAAGCGCCGTGACGGTGGCGGCATCACCAGCTCGCTGCTGTCCACCCCTTGGAGCGCGTAACCGAGATTGGTGAAGCCCTGCTCTTCGAGAAGGCGCCGGTTGTAGGTGGAGTGGACGATGATCTTGTCATATTGGCGGGCGCGTTCCAGCACGGCGGCGTCGAAACGCGTGCTCTCATAGGCGATGACACCGATGTTGCGCCGACCACGGAAGCGCTCGCTGGCCGGACCGGCCTCAAAGCCGTTGCCGAGCGCATGCAACACGTCGATGTCCTGTAGGAGCAACGTCTTGCCGCTGTGCTGGGCGGCCAGGCTCATGGCCCGGTCGTAAGGGGGCAGCAGAGACTGGAGCTTGTCCCGGTTTTCCGGCCGCAGGCTGCTCATCAACGGCTTTTCCAGCAGAAGCGGCGGGCGGTCCTGCTCGGTCAAGTACAAGGCGGTGTGGACACCGACCAGTCCCCAGCCGTGGATTTCGGTGAGCTGCCAGGTAAACGCCAGATAAGGGAGCATGAACGGGGGCCTCGGATTGCCGTGCCACGGGCCGGGGGCGCCGCGTGTTGCGCGGGCGACCATTCCGCGCCCGGCCGAGGCTTGTCAAGACAGGATGCAGCCCGGCGGTGGTTGCTGGGGTTAAGGCAAAAAGAAAGGGGCGCCCGAAGGCGCCCCTCCCCTTGGATCAGGCGTTTGCCCGCGATCAGCCGAGGCTGATGTCGCCGGTGCCCAGCAGGGCGCTGTTGAAGCGGCCCAGCAGACGGGCTTCGGTCGCGCTGACCTGGCCATCCCCGTTCGAGTCGACCACCAGGTAGAGCCCGGTGTTCGTCCCGTCGTTCGCCAGCACCAGGACGCTGTCGCCCGCCGAGGAGTTGGTCAGCGTGCCCAGAGCGGTGCGGAAGCTGGCCAGATCCGTGTCGGTCAGGCTCGACACCGCCGTGGACAGCGCCACGACCTCGTCGGTCGCCATGTTGACCGCACCCGACGCACGGGTCGCCCCATCCAGAGCGCCGCTGGCGTTCTGGTCGAGGAAGCTGCCCAGCGCACCGGTGATCGCAACCTTGTCCGTACCGGACTGGAAGTTGCTGATCGTGTCGAAGCCGGTGTTCGCACCAGCCGCACCACCTTCACCGCCCGTCGTGTAGACGATCTGGTCGGTGCCGGCACCCGACTGCAGGGTCACCGTATCGGCGCCGAGACCGCCGACGAAGCGGATCGACCCGCCCGTCACCGTCACGACATCCGAGCTCACGCCGCCGACCAGGCTTTCCACGCCCGACACCGACAGGGTGTTGGCAGTGTCGCCCAGACGGACGATGTCGGTGCCCGCGCTGCCCGCCAGCGTTTCGACACCGCGGGTGATCAGCGTGCCCGCCGAGCCCATGGTGACGACATCGGTGGCGGTGCCGCCGATCACGATCGACACGCCGGAGACCGTCAGCGTGTTGCCGGTGTCACCCAGGAACACGATGTCGCTGCTGGAGGTGCCGACCAGCGTCTCGATGCCGCGCAGGGCGATCGTGTTGCCCGTGGAGCCCAGCGTGACGACGTCGGTGCCCGAGCCGCCGACCAGGATTTCCACGGCGTTGGCCAGCATGGTGTTGCCGGTCGAGCCGAGGAAGACGATGTCGGTGTTGGTGCCACCGGTGAGCGTCTCCAGAGCCGAGACCGTCAGCGTGTTGGCCGTATCGCCCAGACGGACGATGTCGGTGCCCGTGCCGCCGGTCAGCGTCTCGACGCCGCGGGTGATCAGCGTGCCGCCGGCCGAGCCGAGGGTCACGATGTCCGTACCCGCACCACCGATCAGGATGTCGATCCCGTTGACCAGCAGCGTGTTGGCGATGTCGCCGAGGAAGACGATCTCGGTGCCGACGTTGCCGGTCAGCGTCTCGATGTCGCGCAGGGCGATGGTCGCTCCCGCACTGCCCAGCGTGACGACGTCGGTGCCCGAGCCGCCGACCAGGATTTCCACGGCGTTGGCCAGCATGGTGTTGCCGCCCGAGCCGAGGAAGACAATGTCGGTGTTGGTCCCACCGGTGAGCGTCTCCAGAGCCGAGACCGTCAGCGTGTTGGCCGTGTCGCCCAGCTGGACGATATCGGTCGTGGTGCTGCCGAGCAGGGTCTCGATCGCCCGGGTGATCAGCGTGTTGCCGGCGGTGCCGGACAGCGTGACCACGTCGGTGGCGGTGCCGCCGATCAGGATGTCGACACCGGCGATCGCCACCGTGTTGGTGGTGTCACCGAGGAAGACGATCTCGGTCCCGCTGTTGCCGATCAGGGTTTCGATGCCGCGCAGCGCCATCGTCGCACCGGCCGAGCCGATGGTGACGACGTCGGTGCCCGAGCCGCCGACCAGGATGTCCACGGCGTTGGCGAGCAGGGTGTTGCCGCCCGAGCCGAGGAAGACGATGTCGGTGCCGATGCCGCCCGTGAGCGTTTCCAGCGCCGAAACCGTCACGGTCTGACCGACCGAACCCAGGGTGACCACGTCCGCGCCGACGCCGCCCACCAGGGTCTCGACCACCGACACCAGCAGCGTGTTGCCGGCGGAGCCGAGCGTCACGATGTCGGTGCTGAGGCCACCCGTCAGGGTCTCAATGCCCGACACCACCAAGCTGTTGCTGGTGTTGCCGAGGATGACCGTGTCAGCCGCCACGCCGCCGATCAGCGTCTCGATGCCGCGGGTGACGATCGTGCTGCCGGTGCTGTTCAGCGTGACCAGGTCGTTGCCCGTGCCGCCGATCAGGATGTCGATGGCATTGGCGAGCAGGGTGTTGCCGCCCGAGCCGAGGAAGACGACCTCGGTGCCCGCCGCACCCACCAGGGTCTCGACCGCCGACACGGTGAGCGTGCTGCCGGTGGAGCCGATGGTGACCACGTCGGTGCCGGCACCGCCGAGCAGGGTTTCCAGCGCGGACACGGTCAGCGTGTTGCCAGCCGAGCCGAGCAGGATGTTGTCGATGGCCGTGCCGCCGACGACCGTCTCGACCGACGACAGCAGGACGTCGTTGCGGGTGTCACCCAGAACGATGGTGTCGGTGCCGGTGTTGCCGACCAGCGTCTCGATGCCGCGCATGATCAGCGTGGCGCTGCCGCTGGTCGAGCCGATGGTGACGACGTCGGTGCCGGTGCCGCCGATCAGAAGCTCGACCCCGCTCACCACCAGCGTGTTGCCGGTGTTGCCGAGGAAGACCAGATCGGTGCCGGCCCCACCTGTGATGGTTTCCAGAGCCGAGGCGAACACCGTGTTGCCGGCGGAGCCGAAGGTCACGATGTCGAGACCGGCGCCGCCGGTGATGGTCTCCAGCGCCGAGGCGAACACCGTGCTGCCGGCGGAGCCGAGCAGGATGACGTCGGTGGCCGCACCACCCACCAGGCTCTCGATGCCGGCGACGGTCATCGTGTTGCCGAGCAGGTTCAACCGGACCAGATCGGCGCCCGAGCTGCCCGTCAGGGTCTCCAGAGCCGACACCAGCAGCGTGGTGCCGCTCGTCCCAGCCAGGGTCACCACGTCGGTGGCGGTGCCGCCGAGGATCGACTCGAGGCCCGAAACCGTCAGGGTGTTGCCGGTGTCGCCCAGCAGGACGACGTCGGTGCCGGCCCCGCCGGTCAGGCTCTCGATGCCGCGCAGGGCGATCGTGTTGCCCGCCGAACCCAGCGTGATGATTTCCGTGCCGGCGCCGCCGACCAAGACCTCAACGGCCGAGGCGAGCAGGGTGTTGCCGGCCGAGCCGAGGAAGACGATGTCGCTGCCAGCGCCACCGGTGATGGTCTCGAGAGCCGAGGCCAACAGGGTGTTGCCGGCCGAGCCCAGCGTGACGACGTCGGTGCCGGTGTTGCCGGCCAGCGTCTCAACGGCCGAGACCAGCAGGGTCGAGCCGACGGTGCTGCCCAGGCTGATGACGTCGGTGGCGACGCCGCCGGCCAGGGTCTCCAGCGCGGTGACCAGGACGGTGTTGCCGGTGTCGGCCAGCGTGACGACGTCGGTGCCGACACCGCCGGTCAGGCTCTCGATGCCACGGACGATCAGCGTGTTGCCGAGCGTGCCGAGCGTGACGGCATCGGTGCCGGCCCCGCCAACCAAGATTTCAACGGCGGTGGCGACCAGCGTGTTGCCGGCGTTGCCGAGGAAGACGAGGTCGGTGCCAGCGCCACCGGTGATGGTCTCGAGAGCCGAGGCCAGCAGGGTGTTGCCGGCGGAGCCCAACGTGACGACGTCGGTGCCGGTGTTGCCGGCCAGCGTCTCAACGGCCGAGACCAGCAGGGTCGAGCCGACGGTGCTGCCCAGGCTGATGACGTCCGTCCCGGCGCCGCCGGTCAGGGTCTCCAACTCGGCCACGCGGACGGTGTTGCCCGAAGCGCCCAGCGTGACGACGTCGGTGGCGGTGCCGCCGGTCAGGGTCTCGAGGGCCGAAACCAGCAGGGTGTTGCCGGAGGTGCCCAGCGTGATGACGTCAGTGGCGACGCCGCCAGCCAGGGTCTCAAGCGAGGCGATCAGCAGGGTGTTGCCGGTGTCGGCCAGCGTGACGAGGTCAACGCCGGTGTTGCCGGTCACGGTCTCCAGGCCACGGACGATGATCGTGTTGCCGGAGGCATTGCCCAGCGTGAGGACGTCCGCGCCGGCGCCGCCGACCAGGACCTCGAGGGCCGAGGCGAGCAGGGTGTTGCCGGCCGAGCCGAGGAAGACGAGGTCGGTGCCTGCGCCACCGGTGATGGTCTCGAGAGCCGAGGCCAGCAGGGTGTTGCCGGCCGAGCCCAGCGTGACGACGTCGGTGCCGGTGTTGCCGGCCAGCGTCTCAACGGCCGAGACCAGCAGGGTCGAGCCGACGGTGCTGCCCAGGCTGATGACGTCCGTCCCGGCGCCGCCGGTCAGGGTCTCCAGCGAGGCGACCAGCAGGGTGTTGCCGGTGTCGGCCAGCGTGACGAGGTCGGTGCCGGTGTTGCCGAACAGGGTCTCCAGACCGCGGACCGTGACCGTGTTGTTGGTCAGGTTGTTCAGCGTGACGACGTCGGTGCCCGTTCCGCCGACCAGGACCTCGACGGCGGCGGCCAGCAGGGTGTTGCCGGCCGAGCCGAGGAAGACGAGGTCGGTGCCAGCGCCACCGGTGATGGTCTCGAGAGCCGAGGCCAGCAGGGTGTTGCCGGCGGAGCCCAACGTGACGACGTCGGTGCCGGTGTTGCCGGCCAGCGTCTCAACGGCCGAGACCAGCAGGGTCGAGCCGACGGTGCTGCCCAGGCTGATGACGTCCGTCCCGGCGCCGCCGGTCAGGGTCTCCAGCGAGGCGACCAACACGGTGTTGCCCGAAGCGCCCAGCGTGACGACGTCGGTGGCGGTGTTGCCGGTCAGGGTCTCGAGGGCCGAAACCAGCAGGGTGTTGCCGGAGGTGCCCAGCGTGATGACGTCGGTGGCGACGCCGCCAGCCAGGGTCTCCAGCGAGGCGATCAGCAGGGTGTTGCCGGTGTCGGCCAGCGTGACGAGGTCAACGCCGGTGTTGCCGGTCAGCGTCTCCAGACCGCGGACGACGATCGAGTTGCCGGTGGTGCCGCCCAGCGTGACGACGTCGGCGCCCGAGCTGCCGACCAGGATCTCGACGGCCGAGACCTGCATGGTGCTGCCGGCGGTGCCGGCGACGTAGACGAGGTCGCTACCAGCGCCACCGGTGATGGTCTCGAGAGCCGAGGCCAGCAGGGTGTTGCCGGTGGAGCCCAGCGTGACGACGTCGGTGCCGGTGTTACCGGCCAGCGTCTCAACGGCCGAGACCAGCAGGGTCGAGCCGACGGTGCTGCCCAGGCTGATGACGTCAGTGGCGGTGCCGCCGGCCAGGGTCTCGAGCGAGGCGACCAACACGGTGTTGCCGGTGTCGGCCAGCGTGACGATGTCGACGCTGCTGTTGCCGGTCAGGGTCTCCAGACCGCGGACTGTGATCGTGTTGCCGGTGGTGCCGCCCAGCGTGACGACGTCGGCACCCGTTCCGCCGACCAGGACCTCGACGGTCGAGACCTGCAGGGTGTTGCCGGCCGAGCCGAGGAAGACGAGGTCGGTGACAGAGCTGCCGGTGATGGTCTCGAGAGCCGAGGCCAGCAGGGTGTTGCCGGCCGAGCCCAGCGTGACGACGTCAGCGCCGGTGCCGCCGGTCAGCGTCTCGACGGCGTTGACCAGCAGCGTGTTGCCGATGGTGGTGCCGAGGGTGACGATGTCGGTGCCGGCGGTCGCGGTCAGCGTCTCCAGCGCCGAGACCAGCACGGTGCTGCCGGTGCCCGACAGGGTGAAGATGTCGGTGCCGGTGTTGCCGATCAGCGTTTCGACGGCCGACACCAGCATGGTGCTGCCGGCGGGGACGCCAATGGTGAGGACATCGACGGCGGCCGAGCCGGTCAGCGTTTCCAGCGCCGCAACGGTCAGCGTGCCGCCGGCCGAGCCAAGCGTGACGATGTCGGTGCCGACGCCGCCGGCCAGGGTCTCGATCAGATTGACCGTGATCGTGTTGCCGG
The DNA window shown above is from Azospirillum sp. TSA2s and carries:
- a CDS encoding glycosyltransferase family 9 protein, whose amino-acid sequence is MTPPPLQPIADQLLAATRIALAGDREGALALALALCRTIPADAPGKGDAEHLRAALEAGALPLGMTALAQGRPPRLADATHHHRAGHSLLARLMYAAVLQAEPEHPDALHNAAILLIQDGRLLDGLEQLTLLAERHGITPAVATSLASVTKLWLDALDRAPDDPQHHVEAVAPLLSRLPAVPGAYTQLLLHFGNRAARLPKQGKHAEAVRFGGVALAFDPGRHDLWFNLGYATEMGGGFEDAAGLYRRAAAAAADASTRAYALLMLMHLMFRLGRWEAFETLLPHKYDYAPLHWWKSYLPVPIWDGTIRPGSRILINGESGFGDVIQCLRYAAYFHERGMTAYILCDRRMKSLCALGKGVAGAFTHGERIPAVDVRAQSFDLFYMLERDAQRTFHSAAYIDIARSPHQAPMLERKPGERLVGIKWTTTDPAKDIPLALFARLLVRPGIRLISLQPEPPDEAVELTVERPLDPWFADAEHSFTSTAWAIAQMDLVVTADSVIAHLAGAVGTTAWVALRAVPDCRWLVDRSDCPFYDSLTLFRQSQAGGWEAVVNAMASELHRRLDGDTSPLPPPVLSRASSVISSSGYA
- a CDS encoding glycosyltransferase 61 family protein is translated as MPQPHDQMPFRLYREAEIHRPGEGSDVRIRLIDPIPSLEQARGFRTATVIINDHGYLYHYFHFMEMLLALWTAEQTFLTQGAIRRILFATPHWTNPRQHHIQRGLMTLLYPNVRIDTPSSCPPERLENVLLIDRNLAVTAINKFLEPLQWIAGRSTSSLVDTVFRALGVAARTPAMARKDGPCALYVRRPPPRCLSEAAERDLLARLPEFGLRVDVVDYAALPWEAQITTTAGYDAVIGVHGNGLTNLLWLPPHGGVLEFFPTGVHHYDYQMLAELKQLAYVGAEGKTGGLVYRDHSRHGNAIGHGPENNDREVGEVPWLAVAQFASLLRARLGLSAASPGQGGAHTGLVLL
- a CDS encoding glycosyltransferase family 2 protein, with the protein product MPTSLSPFSHTLDLSVLIPVYNEADNIQPLCEALLPALKAIGRSFEVIFINDGSTDATEARLMAVAAGERRVRVINFRRNVGQTAAMMAGIDHARGDVIVPMDGDLQNDPADIHTLITKLDEGYDVVSGWRRDRQDGFTKRVLPSMIANKLISVISGVHLNDYGCTLKAYRREMLQGFRLYGEMHRFVPIYARWQGARLAEIPVTHHPRRFGTSKYGLERIAKVVLDLVVVKFLTQYETKPIYIFGLAGLMFMGLSFLAGAYALYLKLVEGVSFIMTPLPLMVTMGIITGVMCILMGLLAELLVRVYFESQGKSHYTVRSLVNFDVPAPVDPGRVKPNPDLVA
- a CDS encoding lysylphosphatidylglycerol synthase transmembrane domain-containing protein; protein product: MIRGRVGYVLKLGVGILILLIVATRVDLAAALDQLAAADLRYAAVAAALFLATHGVNAVKLGLLLPERSAASLFGYTLATQAYALLLPGQIAGEAVKAYRLSRLPGTAGMRIVCAVVVDKLTAIAAILLLTVAGLVAEHQRFGDGMLWLAGMMLAGLLAVTALFGWAPTQRWLGGIGERDGHGFAIRFWLGRRMGQFLEAWRSQAGQPQTVLFSLAYGLLSQGLAVAGSLLFAQALGIQLGLAAWCVVIGALSVLLLAPVTIGGIGLREASLVGLLMPFGVAPDRALALALALFAFQILMAAVGLAVDLLALKDA
- a CDS encoding tetratricopeptide repeat protein; translated protein: MDTPSGHSQPSALQDAFALAQRHRADGRPADAEAVLRPLITARPDLVPVWTALAQVLLAQDKPDAEQAFRRALALQPDLAEALAGLAGTAQRAGRYAAAAAAYRRTVGLRPDWLEGWRALGLLSGLIGDGESAIEGLRRSTGQGPHQPVRLSDLHCALSSLDALAGRRPPCPGPLNILYRISDGGYPKPKIAGKRTCLRNFLRMVAPLPGRMSVVADNCRDETVAMIEQEAAAYFGQPDAVRIHRTSLGNGPSWIYARDLALAQDDAEPVYFIEDDYLHLPGAGTTLLEGLERADYVSLYDHADKYKAPAFGGNPVVSHGGEVTRLILTASSHWKFTTSTTMTFAVRVGTLRQDKPLFDRYTSSRHPDDFAVFVNLVSRGRTVLTTVPGRSTHGEPALLSPLVDWTAVAAAAGNPVE
- a CDS encoding glycosyltransferase family 4 protein, whose amino-acid sequence is MLPYLAFTWQLTEIHGWGLVGVHTALYLTEQDRPPLLLEKPLMSSLRPENRDKLQSLLPPYDRAMSLAAQHSGKTLLLQDIDVLHALGNGFEAGPASERFRGRRNIGVIAYESTRFDAAVLERARQYDKIIVHSTYNRRLLEEQGFTNLGYALQGVDSSELVMPPPSRRFGDRFVIFSGGKLEFRKGQDIVLAAFLRFHARHPDALLVTAWQNAWTGVGMTMAESPLAPHPPRVRDNRIDIRSWAFENGAGEDNFLDLGFLGRHQIAGVLADCHAAVFPNRCEGATNLVAMEAMACGVPVVLSANTGHMDLMESRSVGGDVCLRLDDQRPVPDRDGSRIGWGESSVDELVDQLERLYTDRQAARARADRAQRFIRGERSWRTFAENFVSELQ